In the genome of Cryptomeria japonica chromosome 8, Sugi_1.0, whole genome shotgun sequence, one region contains:
- the LOC131045324 gene encoding uncharacterized protein LOC131045324 encodes MDGWTDARNRPLLNIMVTCSEGPYFLKAIDCSGQEKNAEFLHSQLCDSIEEVGASHVVQVVTDAAPVCKAADMLVQKRYRKIFWIPCCVHSLNNALKDIGKFQWISDLIEKGRKIQMFICNHHHTQAIYRKFAKVELLKPADTRFASYFILLDRLCEVKGALCSTVVSDAWAAWKQSTSDIAVEVRAMVLDEHFWVDVKFVVDFIKPICEVIKFADSDKACLGEVYVAIDSMCERVKKITDAKDISLYPLIEEKLHGRWNKLNTPLHCVAYALNLKWYDIEVTKKRAPHQDREVMKGFWAAVKKIYGRGEEASVMRTQWNKFSRGQGDFASVEAIYDMKVKKDPLEWWWNHGSEAPELQSFAIRLLSQVASSSSCERNWSTYGFIHSLKRNRLGSKKAENLVYIHSSLCLLSRVDPGYNEGPSAKWDQISPDGDVAAIVDEVVEADGLADLPPVILPSEEPEFESADYLESLIADDLDMDDHGEE; translated from the coding sequence atggatgggtggacaGATGCTAGGAATCGTCCACTACTTAATATCATGGTAACATGTAGCGAAGGGCCTTATTTTTTGAAGGCAATAGATTGTTCAGGGCAAGAAAAAAATGCAGAATTTCTTCATAGCCAACTATGTGATAGCATTGAGGAGGTGGGGGCATCACATGTAGTCCAAGTTGTTACCGATGCTGCCCCTGTTTGTAAAGCAGCAGACATGTTGGTGCAAAAGAGGTACAGGAAGATATTTTGGATACCATGTTGTGTGCATTCATTAAATAATGCTCTCAAGGATATTGGCAAGTTCCAATGGATTTCAGATCTCATAGAGAAGGGCAGAAAgatacaaatgttcatatgtaaCCATCACCACACACAAGCCATTTATCGTAAATTTGCCAAGGTGGAACTTCTCAAACCTGCTGACACACGTTTTGCTTCTTACTTCATTCTTCTTGACCGCCTTTGTGAAGTCAAAGGAGCTTTGTGTTCCACGGTTGTTAGTGATGCATGGGCAGCTTGGAAACAATCTACATCAGATATTGCAGTTGAGGTGAGAGCTATGGTCCTTGATGAGCATTTTTGGGTTGATGTTAAGTTTGTTGTGGACTTTATTAAGCCCATATGTGAGGTGATCAAATTTGCAGATTCAGATAAGGCATGTTTGGGAGAGGTTTATGTAGCAAtagattccatgtgtgaaagaGTAAAGAAGATAACTGATGCAAAAGATATTTCTCTATATCCTTTGATAGAAGAAAAGTTACATGGAAGGTGGAACAAACTTAACACACCTCTTCATTGTGTTGCCTATGCCCTTAATCTTAAATGGTATGATATAGAAGTGACCAAAAAGAGAGCTCCACATCAGGATAGAGAGGTAATGAAGGGCTTTTGGGCTGCCGTTAAAAAGATTTATGGCCGAGGTGAGGAAGCTTCAGTTATGAGGACTCAATGGAATAAGTTTTCACGTGGGCAAGGTGATTTTGCTTCTGTGGAAGCTATATATGATATGAAAGTAAAGAAAGACCCTCTAGAGTGGTGGTGGAATCATGGAAGTGAAGCCCCTGAATTGCAATCATTTGCAATACGATTACTCTCACAAGTGGCTAGCTCTTCATCTTGTGAGAGAAATTGGAGCACTTATGGGTTCATTCATTCACTGAAGAGGAACCGATTaggatcaaagaaagcagagaactTGGTGTACATTCATAGCTCACTTTGTCTTCTCTCTCGTGTAGATCCTGGATACAATGAGGGTCCTTCGGCAAAATGGGATCAAATTTCACCTGATGGAGACGTTGCAGCCATTGTAGATGAAGTGGTTGAAGCAGATGGACTAGCCGATTTACCCCCTGTTATTCTACCATCAGAGGAACCTGAATTCGAGAGTGCTGACTATTTGGAGAGCCTCATAGCTGATGACCTTGATATGGATGATCATGGCGAAGAATAG